The genome window GTGTCTGGGCGCATGGTGACTTCATCGAATTCACCGAGCACGGCGGCGCCATCATCTACGGACGTTCCGACGCCACTCTGAACCCGGGCGGCGTGCGTATCGGCACCGCAGAAATCTACCGCCAGGTGGAAACCGTGGCTGAAGTGAAAGACAGCCTTGTGGTTGGCCGCCAGATCGACGGCGACGTAGAAGTGGTTCTGCTGGTGGTACCGGCCGATGGCCAGACCATCACAGGTGACCTGCGCAAACAGCTCAAAACCCGGATTCGCGAAGGCGCCAGCCCCCGGCATGTGCCCAAACACATTGTCGAGGTGGCGGACATTCCCTACACCCGAAGTGGCAAGAAAGTAGAGCTGGCGGTTGCCCGCCTGATCAATGGTTCCAGCAAGGCGGATAATCGCGACGCCCTGGGTAACCCGGAAGCGCTGGACCATATCCGCGAGCGATTGGCAGAGACCAACCTGTTACCGTCCGGCTGAGGAGCGGAGCTCGAGTGGCACATGGACGTGCCCGCCCGGGTTTTGGGAGGCAAGAAACTCGCCGTGATACTCCCAGGCCATTTGAATCAAAATGTTAGAAAATTTCGTAAATTCCCACCATTTCATCGTGCTGTAACCGAAGATCAGGCATTTTTAGTCCGTTCTAATACTAAGATCGTAACCAAAATTTACGAAAAAATGGTATCTTAGTAGGTCTATCAAAAGTTCCTAACTCAGTCATCGCTCAGGTCGGTCGTTCACAAGACGCCTGACCTCGCCATGACCGTCCTGAACCCACCTATTAGCCTGAGGACGAAAATGACATCATCCAAAGCAAAGATTGTCTACACCCTGACCGACGAGGCACCAGCCCTCGCGACGCGGTCACTTCTTCCCATCCTGGAAACCTACGCCAAGCCAGCTGGTATTGAGTTCGAAACCAGCGATATTTCCCTCGCGGCACGTATTCTGGCGAACTTCCCGGATTACCTTGAAGAAGATCAGCGGGTTCCGGATGCACTGACAGAGCTGGGCGCTTACACAAAAGATCCCGATGCCAACATCATCAAACTGCCCAACATTTCAGCCTCCATCCCGCAGCTGCGCGAGGCAATCAAGGAGCTGAATAAGCAGGGCTTCAAGGTTCCGGAGTACAAGGAGCACCCGGAGACCGACGAGGAGCAGGAAATCCAGTCCCGCTACGCGAAGGTTCTGGGCAGTGCTGTTAACCCGGTTCTGCGTGAAGGCAACTCCGACCGTCGTGCGCCTGCCGCCGTCAAGGCGTTTGCCCGCAAATACCCGCATTCCATGGGTGAGTGGAGCCCGGCCTCCCGCACCCACGTTGCCCACATGCGTGGTGGCGATTTTTACTCCAGCGAGCAGTCGGTCACCCTGGACAAGGCTACCAACACCCGCATCGTGTTTGAGAACAAACAGGGCAAACAGACCGTCCTGAAAGCCGAGCTGCCGCTGCAGGAAGGCGAAGTTCTGGACGGTATGTTCATGAGCAAGAATGCGCTGGTGAAGTTCTTCGAAGACGCTATCGAAGACTGCGAAAAGACCGGCGTGATGTTTTCCCTGCACGTGAAAGCGACCATGATGAAAATCTCTCACCCGATCGTCTTCGGTCACGCGGTGAAGGTTTTCTACAAAGACCTGTTCGAAAAGCACGGTGAGCTGTTTGACGAAATCGGCGTCAACCCGAACAACGGTCTGTCCAGCGTTATTGAGAAGATCAAGCAACTGCCCGAGTCCAAGCAGGAGCAGATCCAGGAAGATCTGCACGCGTGCTATGAGCACCGTCCGGAAATCGCTATGGTAGATTCCGTGAAGGGAATCACTAACCTGCACGTGCCGAGCGATGTCATTGTTGATGCCTCCATGCCGGCCATGATCCGTAACTCCGGCAAGATGTGGGCCCGGGACAACAAGCTCAAGGACACCAAGGCGGTAATGCCGGAGTCCACCTATGCGACCATTTACCAGGAAGCAATCAACTTCTGTAAGACCCATGGCGCATTCGACCCGACCACGATGGGTACCGTGCCAAACGTCGGTCTGATGGCTCAGAAGGCGGAAGAATACGGCTCCCACGACAAGACCTTTGAAATCAAGGAAGACGGTGTTGTTCGCGTGATTACCGAAGACGGCACTGTGTTGACTGAGCACAATGTTGAAAAAGGTGATATCTGGCGCGCGTGCCAGACCAAGGACCTGCCGATTCGGGACTGGGTCAAGCTGGCGGTCAGCCGTGCTCGCGCCACCGGTATGCCAGCCGTTTTCTGGCTGGACGATGAGCGTGCCCACGACGCCGAGCTGATCAAGAAAGTTGAGACTTACCTGAAGGACCACGACACTGACGGTCTGGACATTCGCATCATGTCTCCGGTCCGCGCGATCCGCTGGACCATGGAGCGCCTGATTCGTGGTCTGGACACCATCTCTGTGAGCGGTAACGTTCTGCGCGACTACCTCACTGACCTGTTCCCGATCCTGGAACTGGGCACAAGTGCCAAGATGCTGTCCATCGTACCGCTGCTGAATGGCGGTGGTCTGTATGAGACCGGCGCTGGCGGTTCTGCGCCGAAGCACGTACAGCAGCTGATTCAGGAGAACCACCTGCGCTGGGATTCGCTTGGCGAATTCCTGGCCACAGCGGTGTCTCTGGATGAACTGGGCGAGAAGCAGAGCAATGAACGAGCCCGTCTGCTGGGTCAGACCCTGGACAAGGCTACAGAGCGCCTGCTGGAGAACAATCAGTCTCCGTCCCGTGTTACGGGCGAGCTGGACAACCGCGGTTCTCACTTCCACCTGGCGCGCTACTGGGCCGAAGAGTTGTCCAGGCAGGATGGTGACAAGGAACTGAAGGAGTTCTTCGCCAAGCTGTCCAAGCAGCTGGAGGAAAACAAGGACAAGATTTTACAAGAGATGACCATGGTTCAGGGTAAACCCGCCGACATTGGTGGTTATTACCATCCGCCGATGGAGTTGGTTTGCAAGGTGATGCAGCCGAGCGAAACCTTGAACAAGATCATGTCCGATGCCCGTGCGTCGGTGAAGTAAAGCTGAGGGATCCTGGTCCGGCCGCTGGCCGGACTGCCTGAAGTAAAACCCGGAAAGCCGGCCAAGGCTCTCCGGGTTTTTTGTGTCTGTTCTTAATAGTCGTCCGGTTCTTCTTCGTAGCCTTTGCCTGCTTCTCCCGCCCGGCGTAGCTGATACATGGTGACTGGCGGCCCGATCAGCTCGAATAACACGGTGGAGCCGATAATGAGCGGCAGGACAAACGTCAACTCCGGCATACGGTGAGTCGCGACCAGGGCCAGACCCATGGCCACCCCCGCCTGAGGCAGCAGGCAGGCACCGTTGCGTGCGCGTACGACGTGGCTGGAGCCCGCAAGCACGCCGCCGGTATACCCGCCAAGGACCCTGCCGGCGACCCGGGCCAGAATATAGACGGCCCCGAGGATGCCCAGCGTCGGCAGTACTTCCCAGTCCAGGCCGAAGCCGGCCAGAAAGAAAAACGTTGCCAGGAAGGGTTCAATGATGCCTTCAATGGAGCGGAATGGCCTGACATGATGGTGCGCCCTGTTGGCCACGGTTACGCCCAGGGTCATGCAGGTAAGCAGGTAGGACACGTCCAGGCTGCCGGCAATGCCGGCAGCCAGAAAGACGAAACCTGCCGATTCCAGCAGCATTGGCTCGCCGGGTTTCAGTCGACCGGTCATCCAGGCCATGGGCAAACCGAGAAGAACACCGAGTAGCATGGCGCCCAGAACCTCATAGACCCCATACCCGATCGTTTCAAACAGGCTGACACCATTTCCCGAGAACAGTTCGGCAAACACCAGAAGAATGCTGAACAGGATTGCCCCCCAGGCATCGTCGATGGCAACAACCTGTGCCACTACCCGGGTCAGCGGCCCGCGGGATGCGGTTTCTCTCATCACATCCAGGGTAGCGGCCGGGTCGGTCGCCGTCGCGATGGCGGCGAGCAGCAGCGACGCTGGCAGGTTTTGCGTCACGGTCCAGATGGCGACGAATATCAGCAAGGCCGTCATCAGGGTCACGACCAGACTCACGATAATGGCTTCCCGGCCTTGTCTGAGATCGCGGAAAGACATGCGCTCGCCGAGCAGAAAACCCACCATGGCCAGGGTAAGCTCGGTAACCAGGCGAAAACTGTCACTGACCCTGGCGGGGACCAGGTCAAGGACCTCTGGGCCGGCCAGTGCGCCCACCAGCAACAGCAGGGTCACCCTGGGTACATGCAGCCGTTGGCCCAGCGTGTGGGCTCCGAGTGCTAACAGCATGATCCCGCCGATTAACAGCAGATCCAAAGCGTGGGACACAGCTTACTCCTGTTGAAGCGGCACTAGCCTGCCGCCGGTCAGCTTTACCACGTCCTGTGGCGAAAGCTCAATTTCCAGACCACGACGTCCGGCACTTACGTAAATGGTGTCAAACAATTCGGCCGAGTTGTCGAGGAAGGTTTTCAGGCGTTTTTTCTGTCCGAGCGGACTGACCCCGCCGAGCACGTAACCCGTGCTGCGCTGTACTTCCTGAGGATCCGCCATCGTGGCTTTTTTGCCGCCCGCAGCCCGGGCAATCAGTTTCATGCTTAACATGCCTGTGACCGGTATGATCCCCACTGCCAGCTCTTTCCCGTCAATGGTTACCACCAGTGTCTTGAACACTTGTTGCGGATTGGCCCCGGTTTTTTCTGCGGCTTCGGTACCGTAGCTCTCGCTGGCCGGATCATGGTCATATTCATGAATGGTGTGAGGCACCCTGGCTTTCCTGGCGGCGTTGATACCCGGGGTCATGTTGTCTCCTGCCTGGCCTTTTAAATGAGGGAAACTTACCACAGTATCTGTATCGGATGGCGATCCTGCCATCACATGTTTCTCGACTTATGCCGCTGAAGTGATTATTTTCTGGTCATCACACTTCCGAAGTTGAACAGGCTACATTCATGCAGCCCTCGTCGGCACGAAGTCAGGGAGCCGGGCAGCTTCCCGACCAAAAGTCTCCTTTGCGCCGCGCCCTTTGGGCGGCGCTCGTATACCTGGTTGCAGGACTCGTCTGGATCGCCTTCTCCGACACCGTTGTCGAGTCCTGGTTCAAGGATCCGGCAACTCTCTCGACCGTGCAGACCTGGAAAGGATTCACCTTTGTTCTGGTCACTGGGTCAGTACTGTTCCTGATACTCTTGCGCCAGCTCCGAAAAGACCGGGCCCTGCTCAGATTGCAGCTTGGCCAGAGTCAGGCACTGCGCAAGAGTGAGCGCCAGCTCCGGGTTTTAATGGATAACCTGCCGGGTATGGCCTATCGCTGTCGCTACGACCGTGACTGGACCATGCTTTTTGTCTCAGAGGGCTGCGCTCAGCTGACTGGCTACGAACCGGAGGAATTGACCAACAACCGACTGGTCAGCTTTGCCGACCTGCTTGATGAAGATACCAACCATCGTCTGGCAAGCGACGTAAAAGCTGCTCTTGCTGCCGGGGAGTTGTTTTCCGCGGAGTATTCTCTGGCCCGAAAGGATGGTCGTGAAATATGGGTCTGGGAACGCGGACGCTGCGTCGAGGAGGATGACGAGGGGCCTGTACTGGAGGGCATCATTCTGGACATCTCTGACAGAAAGGAGTTGGAGAACGAGTTGGAGGAGCTGGCCACACGGGACCCGCTTACGGCGCTGGTTAACCGTCGGGAAATAGAGCGAATCCTTGATGAAGAGCTGGAACGCGCCAAGCGCTATCAGCGGCCCATGGCAATGCTCTGGGTTGATTTTGACAATTTCAAGGATGTGAATGACACCTATGGTCATGCCGCGGGCGATTCGGTTCTGATGTCGGTGAGCACTCTGTTCAAAGAGGGTTTACGCAGCGTGGATTCGGTGGGACGCTTCGGAGGTGAGGAGTTTGTGATCGTTTTGCCGGAGATGGATGCTGTCGGAGCGAGGGAGACCGCCGAGCGCCTTCGTCGGCAGGTTGAGGCCCAACCTCAGCCCCTGGGTGACGGGAATACCGTGCCATTAACCATTAGTGTGGGGGTGGCGGTCTATCCAAACCATGGTCTGACTGCTTCCAAACTTTGTGCGGCTGCTGATCAGGCCATGTATCGGGCGAAGGAGCGTGGCCGGAACTGTGTTGCCATGGCACACTTGCCGGAACAAGTTCATGGTGGCCCATAACGACACCGTGCTTGTACCGCCAGGCATGTGGTGTAATGACTGAAACCCCCGTTGGCGGTGTTCGGCCAATGCAGAAACGTGCAACTGCATAGAAACTATAAAAAAACAGAAAAGGTTTATACGGATGAATCGACTAGCTCGCCGCGCGCTGCATACTTGCCATACTCCCAAGGACCTTGCGTCTGTTACTTTCCGGGATGTGGCGGGAGAGAACCCGGCCAGCGTCGGCGTCAGTACTGAGGCCGTGGACGCCATCTGGCACAGCGTGGAGGGGCTCTATCGTACAGGCGTCCATCCTGGCATTCAGCTTTCGGTTCGACATCGCGGTGAGCAGGTGCTCCATCGGGCCATTGGCCATGCCAGTGGGAACGGCCCCGATGATTCTGCCGATGCACTCAAGGTCCCGATGACCACAGATACCCCGATTTGCTATTTTTCCGCTTCCAAAGCCGTGACCGCCCTCCTGATGCACATGTTATCGGAGCAGGGGCTGGTTAACCTGATGGATCCGGTTTCCTATTACTGCCCTGAATTTGCCCAGAGTGGAAAGCGCACGATCACTGTTCACCAGATACTGTCCCACCGGGGTGGTATACCGGCTATTCCCCGGGAGACACCCATTGATGTGTTGTGGAACCGGGATGAGATCTGGCGCCTGTTGTGCAAAGCCAAACCGGTAGAGGTGGACGGTTCCAAGGTGGCCTATCACGCTGTTACCGGTGGCTTTGTCCTGCAGCGGGTTCTTGAAAGGGTTACCGGGGCGTCCATTGAACACTACCTGGATACTCACCTGCGCGAGCCCATGGGGATGAGGTGGTTCACCTATGGCATTGCGCCAGAGCATCTGCACGATCTGGCTGCCAACTATGCCACGGGCCCGAGACCTCGTTTTCCTGTTTCCTGGGTGGTAAACCGTGCCCTGGGCGGTGACATCCGGACCGTTGAGCAGGTGACCAACGACCCACGCTTTCAGGAAGCGGTCATTCCCGCTGGTAACCTGTGCGGTACGGCGGAAGAAATGGGACGGTTCTTTCAGATGATGCTCAACGGTGGCGTCTGGAACGGCAAGCGTGTTTGCAGTGAGATAACCATTCGGCGTGCGATTCAGCAGTTCGGCTCACTTCAGATCGACCGCACCATGATGATCCCAATGCGTTTCAGCGCCGGTATGATGCTTGGGGGAAATCCGGTTGGGCTATGGGGCCAACAGAGCCGCTATGCCTTTGGTCATGTCGGCCTGATCAACAAGCTTTGCTGGGCGGACGCGGCCCGTGACATTTCAGTCAGCTTGCTGAACACCGGCTTCCCGATCGTTGGGCATCATTTGCCGGCCATGGCGAAGTTTGTCTACACCGTGTGTGATCGTTTTCCCCTCATACCCGAGAACCAGAGACCTCTGGTTGCCGCCTGATCTTGCGGATTCATAAGGTTTCTAGTTGCGCCTCCAGAATACCGAGAACGGACGATAATATGTCGCGGAAGTCGGTCAGTGTCTGGGTCCTCTGAATTACGTCTTCCCGTTTCTCATCAAGTCGTTCCAGCTTCGGGACCACCCGGCGAATACCTTCGGTGATCACCTCGTAGGGGTAATGGTGGTCCTGGATGCTGAGCTTGTTAATCTCTGCCACTTCCTGGCTGAAAATGCTGATGATGTCGTAGAGCATATCCTTGTGATGGATACTGCTGGCTTCCCAGTATGCGTCGTCCAGCAGTTCAAGGAGCGAAAGATACTCACGGAGGGTGTCGGCAACTGAGGTCTGATTCATGATAATACTCGATTTTCCGTCTTGGTCTTGGCCGGGCAAAGTTGGTGTTAAGGGAACTATAGCAGGGGATTGATCGTGTAGTCGGAAGCCCGTGTTCCAGGCCGGCAATACAAATGAAACTATATTCATTTTGTTGTGCTTTTTCTGGCAGTTGTGCAGACTGCGAAAACGGGACAAGGAAATATCACGACTCAATGGACGAGAATCCGAATGGACAAGCCCACGCATCCCCCTCACGGACGACGCGAGCGCGCGGTCAAGCTCGATCATCACGACAGTGTTCGCAGTCATGTGTACCAGCAGGTCAGCTCGGAAGTCGAGCGGCTGGAACGCCGGGTTCACACCCTGCGCCTTACCAATGCCCCCCATGCGGCAATCATGATCTCCACTTATGAGCGGCTGATTGACCGGAAGAAGGGCTTTTTGCAGAACTGGAATATGCAGGGCGACGGTTTTTACTGACGCTCCGGAATAGCGATGGTCGCCCAGCTGACCCTGGCGTCAGCATCCTCTTGATAACTGCAGTAGTCGGGATTGTTTACCGTTTTGTCCGGATTGTCCGACGTGGGTGCGGGAATGGTTGACGGTTCGCCATCCGAGCTGAAAATTCGTACGACTTGCATAGGGTAGTCCAGCTCCACCCTGAGGCAGTCCGGGCTTCCGTCCGCCGGTTCGCTGATACCATGGCGGCTTAGATCAAGGACCTTTTTTTCAGGGCTCTTGATAAAAAGCGTGTCTCTCTGGCCACTCATAAAATCCTGTCTTAATTCGATACTTCCAGCTGTTCGACTCAGGTAATCTGCAGTGGCGAACTCAGGCGTGTTGTAGCCAAGGGTTACAAAGCTGTTTGCATCGAAGCGGCTACCGGCCAGAACGCTGACCAGTTCAGGCTGTGCGTCCTCATCCTCCGGGTCGACACTCCGGCTGACATACTGAATCGTACGATACACCTTCTCCTGGACACTGCTACCGTCAGCGCCATCGGGCAGGTAGCGCCAGTCCAGCGTCGGATAAATCCAGATTTTGTCGTTCAGGGCAGCGTCCTGCAGTACCGCTGCCTGGTCGGTAAACCGGATGTCTGCACCATTTCCGCGACTGTTGTAGGTACCCGATGCGCCACTGGCAATTCGGTCTGCTATGTATTTCCTGCCATCCTGGAAATTGACGACTTCTCCGGAAGCGATCACCTGATTCATCAGGTCCAGAGGGTTTCGTACCTTTGAATAGCTCCGGCCCTCTTCGGCAGGTGTGGACCGGATGAAAATTCCAATGTGGTTACGAAGTTCAGTCATCGTATCCACGTTATCAGGGTTGTTACCGTCAGCCGGCTGAATACCACGATAGAAGTCATCAAACCGGGTGTGCTCGATGGTGTCTGGTGCCCGTTCAGTGTTCTCCAGATCAAAGCTTGAGAATGTCAGGTCTACGTCGGTAGCTGGGTTGAAGGCAGTTGGACCAGTATCTTCCATACCACAACCGCTGATGCCAGTGATGGCGAGGGAAATAGCGGCGAAAATGCAGGAATGTCTCATTTCAGATGGCCCCGAGGTGCGCAAAAGTGCGTAAACGGCTAAAGTGGAAATCTGCGGGCCCGTCCGCCCGGGCTCGAGTGCTGACAATAAACGATAAAACAGGCATCTACCCTCGCGGAGATCACATTTTGTGGCAAAGGTATAATCTGGCATCGCGTGCAGTTGTTTCTGGACTGCTGGTCATACTGGCATTTCTGGCGTCCCTGGCGCCGGCAGTGGCCAGTGCCCAGGACCGTTGCCGTGAAGGTGCCATTATTCTGACCGCAAGCACCTCCAGTGTCCGTGATCTCGGGAGTTGTATCTGGTATCGGGAAGACCCGGATCAGGCGCTGACAGTTCAGGATATCCAGGCTGATGGCCTGACCGCGTTTACACGTCATGAAGGTGGCGTGCTCAATTTCGGTTACACCGAGTCGGCCTACTGGATCCGTTTTGATTTGCTCACTCGTGACCATGGCGCAGATACCGATTGGATTTTCGAGCTCGCCCTGCCTCTGGTGGATGAAGTGCAGCTCTACCTGGTTCGTAATGGTGAGTTGTTTGAGCGGCGCGAGACCGGGTATTCCGACAGTTGGGATCAACGCGACCTGGAAGTTCCCAATCCGACGTTTCGCCTGAAGCTGGCACCGGAGACGGTGAATACGGTTTATCTCCGTATTACCAACACCAACACCTTTCGTCTGCCGATCAGTCTCTGGCATCCGGACAGCTATATTGCCAAGGTCTCGGTGGACGAAGCCGTCCGTGGCATCCTGCTCGGCGCGATTCTGGCCATTCTGGCCTACAACCTGTTTGTTGCGGTATCCGTGCGCGAGCGCAGCAACATCTATTACGTGCTGTATCTGGTCTCAGCCACGATTTTCATCGCGACCGAGCAGGTCCATGGCGTTCAGCTGCTGGACAGCCGGCCAGTCATTTTCAACAAGGAATTTCTGCATTTCCAGATCCTGATGACCTGGTTCTGGGGGCTGTTGATGGCCCGCTCCCTGCTTGAGACCCGTGAACGATCCGCCGATCTGGATCAGGTTATCCAGCTTTGCCTCTATTCCGTCGGTGCCACTTTCCTGTTGTCCATGTTCCTTCCCTATCACATAGCCATGCAGTGGATTGTGGTGGGGTCTATTTTGCTCAGCACGATTATGATCGTGGTCAGTTACCTGTCATGGCGCTATTACAATCCCGCCGCACGGTCCTATTTCTTTGCCTGGACCCTGGCACTCATCGGCTTCGGGATATATGCCTTCACCGTGATGGGATTTCTGCCCCTGAATACATTTACCAATTACTCGCCGCAGTTTGGGCTGACGGCGCAAATTATCCTGTTCTCCTTTGCCCTCGCGGACAGGATCAAGCAGGTGCAGGGTGAAGCTCTGAGCTGGAGCCAGCGTGCACTATCGAACCTGCAGCGATACCAGTCCCTGTTTGATAATGCCATTGAAGGTGTCTTCCAGATGTCGCCGGACCGTCGGTTTGTGACGGCAAACCCCGCGATGGCCAGGCTCATGGGCTATAACAGCAGCCGCGAACTGCTCAATCGCAGTCCCGATGTCCTGGAAGCCTGCATTGCCGATGACCGGCTGCGCCGCCTTGTCGTGCAGCAGCTGGAAGCAAAGGGCACCGTCAAAGGGGTTGAAGCCCGTTATTTCACCCGCGATGGCGAGGAGCGCTGGGCCACCATTTCACTGCACACGGTGTTCGATGCTGATGGTGAGCCGACCCACCTGGAAGGCACCTGTATTGATGCGACAGAAAGCCATCAGCGTCAGCGGATTGAGCGGGAGCGGGAACAGGAGCGGCTGGAAAAAGAGCTGGCGCGTAACTCTGCTGAAGCCAAGAGTCAGTTCCTGGCAAATATGAGCCACGAGATCCGGACACCACTGGCGGCCATCATCGGTTATGGCGAGACGCTCCTGGATCCGGATTTGAGCCAGCAGGACAAGCATAGCAGTGCGGAAACAGTGGTTCGCAGTGGTCGGCACCTGCTTGATCTGGTCAACGATATTCTCGACCACTCCAAGATTGACGCCAACAAGCTGGATGTGGATGTCGTGTCGGTCAACCTGCCGGAACTGCTCGATGAGATCCGCGCCTTTTTTGCGCCCAGGGCCCGGGAGAAGGGGCTGGATTTCAGCGTCATGTGCGAATTCCCGCTACCGGAACAGATCCTTACCGACCCCACCCGGTTCCGGCAGATCATCATCAACCTTTGCGGAAATGCGCTTAAGTTCACCGAAAAAGGTTCCATTACCCTGGTAATACGCTGTGACCGTGAGTATGAAATGCTCATTGCCCGGGTCGTTGATACCGGTATTGGCATGAAGCCGGAACAGCTGGGCAGGTTGTTTGATCCGTTCGCCCAGGGCAGCGCTGCGATATCCCGGCAATATGGCGGCACCGGCCTTGGACTCAGTATTTCCCGACGCCTTGCCGAGCTGCTGGGGGGTAGTATTCATGTCCACAGTACCTACGGTGAGGGCAGTGAATTCGAGCTTTCGATCCGTACCGGTGCGCTGGAAAACGTGCACTTCCTTCGGGATGCCTCCGAGCTCAGTCAGCGTCGCCGTGCCATTCCCATGGTGGTGGCTCCCCAGCTCAGCGGCAGAATTCTTTGTGCGGAGGATAACGACGTGAATCGCCGGCTGGTATCCCTGCTGGTAGCCCGCACAGGTGCCGAGCTGGTGCATGTGGGCAATGGCGCCGAGGCACTGGATGTTGCTCTTCGTGAACCCTTTGACCTGATTTTGATGGATATCCAGATGCCGGTGATGAATGGTCGCGATGCCACCGCCGCGCTCAGGGAGGCCGGGGTAAATGCACCGGTAATTGCCTTGACGGCCAATGTCATGTCTGAAGATATTGCCGACTATCGCCTTGCTGGCTGCAATGAGCATCTGGCCAAGCCGATCGACAAGCAACGGTTTTACGAAGTGCTGGCACGTTATCTGGTCGTCCTGCCCGACACTGTGCAGGTGCCGGTCCACGCTTTCAGTGGCAGGGTCCTGGTGGCCGAGGACAATGAGGAGAACCGGCAGCTTGTGGAGCGGATGCTGCGTCGGCAGGGTCTGGATGT of Marinobacter sediminum contains these proteins:
- a CDS encoding response regulator, which codes for MWQRYNLASRAVVSGLLVILAFLASLAPAVASAQDRCREGAIILTASTSSVRDLGSCIWYREDPDQALTVQDIQADGLTAFTRHEGGVLNFGYTESAYWIRFDLLTRDHGADTDWIFELALPLVDEVQLYLVRNGELFERRETGYSDSWDQRDLEVPNPTFRLKLAPETVNTVYLRITNTNTFRLPISLWHPDSYIAKVSVDEAVRGILLGAILAILAYNLFVAVSVRERSNIYYVLYLVSATIFIATEQVHGVQLLDSRPVIFNKEFLHFQILMTWFWGLLMARSLLETRERSADLDQVIQLCLYSVGATFLLSMFLPYHIAMQWIVVGSILLSTIMIVVSYLSWRYYNPAARSYFFAWTLALIGFGIYAFTVMGFLPLNTFTNYSPQFGLTAQIILFSFALADRIKQVQGEALSWSQRALSNLQRYQSLFDNAIEGVFQMSPDRRFVTANPAMARLMGYNSSRELLNRSPDVLEACIADDRLRRLVVQQLEAKGTVKGVEARYFTRDGEERWATISLHTVFDADGEPTHLEGTCIDATESHQRQRIEREREQERLEKELARNSAEAKSQFLANMSHEIRTPLAAIIGYGETLLDPDLSQQDKHSSAETVVRSGRHLLDLVNDILDHSKIDANKLDVDVVSVNLPELLDEIRAFFAPRAREKGLDFSVMCEFPLPEQILTDPTRFRQIIINLCGNALKFTEKGSITLVIRCDREYEMLIARVVDTGIGMKPEQLGRLFDPFAQGSAAISRQYGGTGLGLSISRRLAELLGGSIHVHSTYGEGSEFELSIRTGALENVHFLRDASELSQRRRAIPMVVAPQLSGRILCAEDNDVNRRLVSLLVARTGAELVHVGNGAEALDVALREPFDLILMDIQMPVMNGRDATAALREAGVNAPVIALTANVMSEDIADYRLAGCNEHLAKPIDKQRFYEVLARYLVVLPDTVQVPVHAFSGRVLVAEDNEENRQLVERMLRRQGLDVVPVNSGDDAVRKALADSVQLVLMDRHMPGMDGVAATRLLRQAGFRRPIIAFTAGDQKETDALLAAGCDGVLNKPIDQAHLQSVLDRFLQREARETVDEQEDEEIGRLVVQFLEGLEGRRQRIIEALSEDDAATLKTETHQIKGTAGAMGYPMMTRQAGAVEELLRSADPDWDRVRSELGTLNEMIVRALEGAATST